Proteins from a single region of Verrucosispora sp. NA02020:
- a CDS encoding TetR/AcrR family transcriptional regulator — protein sequence MPRLSDRDARRGEILAALLRIAGERGLHAVSMRTVAAQAGVSVSTVQYYFRTKEELLFAGLRHQADIVGRRAVAGMPVDPAEHPRDSLRAWLVQFVPVDAEQRAAYIVFAAYHALALTDPALAELSYSRDSVELERALCELVAAAQRSGAVPAERDADAEAGNLLALATGLADSVMAGMRSPETAIALLDYQLDHVFRTPSAGSVG from the coding sequence GATCCTGGCCGCGCTGCTGCGGATCGCCGGCGAGCGTGGCCTGCACGCCGTGAGCATGCGTACGGTGGCCGCGCAGGCGGGCGTCTCGGTGAGCACCGTGCAGTACTACTTCCGGACCAAGGAGGAGTTGCTCTTCGCCGGGCTGCGGCACCAGGCCGACATCGTGGGTCGGCGCGCCGTAGCCGGGATGCCGGTCGACCCGGCGGAGCACCCACGGGACAGCCTGCGTGCCTGGCTGGTTCAGTTCGTTCCCGTCGATGCCGAGCAGCGTGCCGCCTATATCGTCTTCGCCGCCTACCACGCCCTGGCACTGACCGACCCGGCGCTGGCCGAACTCTCCTACAGCCGCGACTCGGTCGAGCTGGAACGCGCACTATGCGAACTGGTGGCCGCCGCCCAGCGCTCAGGTGCGGTGCCAGCCGAGCGGGACGCGGACGCCGAGGCCGGCAACCTGCTCGCCCTGGCGACCGGCCTCGCCGACAGCGTCATGGCGGGCATGCGGAGTCCCGAGACCGCCATCGCGCTGTTGGACTACCAACTCGACCACGTCTTCCGCACGCCGTCGGCGGGCTCGGTCGGCTAG